A genomic stretch from Bacteroidota bacterium includes:
- the porQ gene encoding type IX secretion system protein PorQ, giving the protein MSTLRLAAVSLFLLCTAAAAALAQPSRLTGFGLLRLEPSARATALAGAYGAGPGGDVNALFANPALLDETSHRRLSVSYLNHLADINAGFAAYGHHTERLGGTLGGAVRFLSYGDFERADADGTRAGDTFGASEAILTLAYARPAGERLHLGASAHAVFSSIDDASAQAFAIDLGATYRLPERGFALSASLRNLGVVAGNLGAEDDVLPLDLRFSVSKQLQYVPILITVAGYDLTSFENENGSALNEIARHLSVGGELRFGAPFAVRVGYNHRLHEELSTGERLDLAGLGLGFGLNLRRFGFDYAYNAWSSFGGLHHLTLRTQL; this is encoded by the coding sequence ATGTCTACGCTGCGCCTCGCTGCCGTCTCGCTCTTCCTCCTCTGCACCGCCGCCGCAGCGGCCTTGGCGCAGCCGAGCCGGCTGACCGGGTTCGGGCTGCTGCGGCTGGAGCCGTCGGCGCGGGCGACGGCCCTCGCCGGGGCCTACGGGGCCGGGCCGGGCGGTGACGTGAACGCCCTCTTCGCCAACCCGGCCCTCCTCGACGAGACGAGCCACCGGCGGCTCTCGGTGAGCTACCTCAACCACCTCGCTGACATCAACGCGGGGTTCGCCGCCTACGGGCACCACACCGAGCGGCTCGGCGGGACACTCGGCGGTGCGGTCCGCTTCCTCTCTTACGGCGACTTCGAGCGCGCCGACGCCGACGGCACCCGCGCGGGCGACACCTTCGGCGCGTCGGAGGCGATCCTGACCCTTGCCTACGCCCGCCCGGCCGGCGAGCGCCTCCACCTTGGCGCGAGCGCGCACGCGGTGTTCTCGTCGATCGACGACGCGAGCGCGCAGGCGTTCGCCATCGACCTCGGGGCGACCTACCGCCTGCCGGAGCGGGGGTTCGCGCTCAGCGCCTCGCTCCGCAACCTCGGCGTCGTCGCGGGCAACCTGGGCGCGGAGGACGACGTGCTGCCGCTCGACCTGCGCTTCTCGGTCTCGAAGCAGCTCCAGTACGTTCCGATCCTGATCACGGTCGCGGGCTACGACCTGACCTCGTTCGAGAACGAGAACGGCTCGGCGCTCAACGAGATCGCCCGGCACCTGTCGGTCGGGGGCGAGCTTCGGTTCGGCGCGCCGTTCGCCGTGCGCGTGGGCTACAACCACCGCCTCCACGAGGAGCTTTCGACCGGCGAGCGGCTGGACCTGGCCGGGCTCGGGCTAGGCTTCGGGCTGAACCTGCGGCGCTTCGGGTTCGACTACGCCTACAACGCGTGGAGCTCGTTCGGCGGCCTGCACCACCTCACGCTGCGGACACAGCTGTGA
- a CDS encoding NHL repeat-containing protein: MRAARCLALALLLAGCSTRLPESSGLTLTGDTLGVQPFGPRFEDARALAADPSGRLYVVDAGAAAVQTLAPDGRLLATLGGPGTGDYAFLDPADVDPTNGLVLAVADAGNGRIQRFSFDGQLVETLRVAPDLDETDGPRSSRFGAPDDGGDTSETGAGRPVAVASAVTGELFAVEELRGVVLRWNDRERSVRVVGGIEAGAGALRGPVGLALGPDGRLFVADRGHAAVLVYDAFGSYLRRIASGVARDIRAVGVIGERLVLVLPRQALVYGLDGRQRRVLAFDLAEPLVDAAGAEDGLVLLTSTRLYRAALP; encoded by the coding sequence GTGAGGGCCGCGCGCTGCCTGGCCCTCGCGCTCCTGCTCGCAGGGTGCAGCACCCGCCTGCCGGAGTCAAGCGGCCTGACGCTGACCGGAGACACACTCGGCGTGCAGCCGTTCGGGCCGCGCTTTGAGGACGCCCGGGCGCTGGCGGCCGATCCGTCGGGGCGGCTCTACGTCGTAGATGCCGGGGCGGCGGCAGTGCAGACCCTCGCGCCGGACGGGCGTCTGCTGGCGACGCTCGGCGGGCCGGGCACGGGCGACTACGCCTTCCTCGACCCGGCCGACGTGGACCCGACGAACGGCCTCGTGCTCGCCGTCGCCGACGCCGGCAACGGGCGCATCCAGCGGTTCTCGTTCGACGGCCAACTCGTCGAGACCCTGCGCGTGGCACCGGACCTCGACGAGACGGACGGCCCGCGCTCCAGCCGCTTCGGCGCACCCGACGACGGCGGCGACACGAGCGAGACTGGAGCCGGGCGGCCCGTAGCCGTCGCCTCGGCAGTCACGGGGGAACTGTTTGCGGTCGAAGAACTGCGCGGCGTGGTGCTGCGGTGGAATGACCGCGAGCGCTCCGTCCGGGTCGTCGGCGGAATCGAGGCGGGCGCCGGTGCGCTGCGCGGACCGGTTGGCCTCGCGCTCGGGCCCGACGGCCGCCTGTTCGTCGCCGACCGGGGGCACGCCGCCGTGCTCGTCTACGACGCCTTCGGGTCGTACCTCCGCCGGATCGCGAGCGGCGTGGCGCGCGACATCCGGGCCGTCGGGGTGATCGGCGAGCGGCTCGTGCTGGTGCTGCCCCGGCAGGCGCTCGTCTACGGCCTGGACGGGCGGCAGCGCCGCGTCCTCGCCTTCGACCTCGCCGAGCCGCTCGTGGACGCTGCTGGTGCAGAGGACGGCCTCGTGCTGCTGACCTCGACGCGTCTCTACCGCGCCGCGCTTCCGTGA